The Geotalea uraniireducens Rf4 genome window below encodes:
- the dxs gene encoding 1-deoxy-D-xylulose-5-phosphate synthase, with amino-acid sequence MYTLLNTINSPADLKKLKQDKLLILADEIREFLLETVSKTGGHLASNLGCVELTLALHYCFNSPDDSIIWDVGHQAYTHKIITGRRDKFITQRQYHGISGFPKRSESMHDAFGAGHSSTSISAGLGMAVAHGLKEEASKVIAVIGDGSLTGGIAFEALNQAGHLHKNLIVVLNDNEMSISKNVGALSTFISRKLTGSYYRGLKKEMQGLLKNIPAIGGNILHFARKAENSLKGFLTPGTLFEALGFEYIGPVQGHDLPQLIEIMQNVRALEGPVLVHVMTTKGKGYQPAEKTPDKFHGVGPFDVKTGKVIAGKPGAQSYTGIFGETMVKLAAEDKKIIAITAAMPDGTGLTPFAKAYPDRFFDVGIAEQHALTFAAGMATEGFRPVAAIYSTFVQRAYDQVFHDICLQKLPVTLALDRAGLVGDDGPTHHGVFDLSYLRHLPEMTVMAPKDENELQHMLKTAIYSDRPIALRYPRGAGYGVAMDESLQAIPIGVGEQLAEGGDLTLVAIGSTVYPAMEAAELLKEKGIRATVINARFVKPLDRNLILAAAGRTGCIITVEENAMQGGFGSAVLELLADEAAGIRVKRIGVPDRYIEQGSQAQLRQDLRLDAAGIAQTAAEFLGKNDSSRTGPGACRT; translated from the coding sequence ATGTACACACTTCTCAACACAATAAACAGCCCGGCCGACCTGAAAAAGCTGAAGCAGGACAAGTTGCTCATCCTTGCCGATGAAATCCGTGAATTTCTTCTGGAAACGGTTTCAAAGACGGGCGGCCATCTCGCTTCGAACCTCGGCTGCGTTGAACTGACCCTGGCGCTCCATTACTGCTTCAATTCACCGGACGACAGCATCATCTGGGACGTGGGACACCAGGCCTACACCCACAAGATCATCACCGGGCGCCGCGACAAATTCATCACCCAGCGCCAGTACCATGGGATCAGCGGCTTTCCCAAGCGCTCCGAGTCCATGCACGACGCATTCGGCGCAGGGCATTCCTCCACCTCCATCTCCGCCGGCTTGGGAATGGCGGTCGCCCATGGCCTGAAGGAAGAAGCGAGCAAGGTCATCGCCGTGATAGGCGACGGTTCGCTCACGGGCGGCATCGCCTTCGAAGCCCTGAACCAGGCCGGACATCTGCACAAGAACCTGATCGTCGTCCTCAACGATAATGAGATGTCCATTTCGAAAAACGTCGGCGCCTTGTCCACCTTCATTTCCCGCAAACTGACCGGCAGCTATTACCGCGGCCTGAAAAAAGAGATGCAGGGACTGCTGAAGAACATCCCCGCTATCGGCGGCAACATCCTCCATTTCGCCAGAAAAGCGGAAAACTCCCTGAAGGGCTTCCTTACCCCCGGCACCCTGTTCGAAGCGCTCGGTTTCGAGTATATCGGCCCGGTACAGGGGCATGATCTGCCACAACTCATTGAAATCATGCAAAACGTCCGCGCTCTCGAAGGTCCGGTGCTCGTACATGTCATGACCACCAAGGGAAAAGGCTACCAGCCGGCAGAGAAAACCCCCGACAAGTTCCACGGCGTCGGCCCCTTTGATGTGAAAACGGGCAAGGTGATCGCGGGCAAGCCCGGCGCTCAATCCTATACCGGCATCTTCGGCGAAACCATGGTCAAACTGGCCGCAGAGGACAAGAAGATCATCGCCATCACCGCAGCCATGCCCGACGGCACAGGCCTGACACCGTTTGCCAAGGCTTATCCCGACCGTTTTTTCGATGTGGGCATTGCCGAACAGCACGCCCTCACCTTTGCCGCCGGAATGGCCACCGAAGGATTCCGGCCGGTGGCCGCCATTTATTCCACCTTTGTCCAGCGCGCCTACGACCAGGTATTCCACGACATCTGCCTGCAAAAATTGCCGGTAACACTGGCCCTTGACCGCGCCGGCCTGGTCGGCGACGACGGCCCGACCCACCACGGCGTGTTCGACCTCTCCTACCTGCGCCATCTGCCGGAGATGACCGTCATGGCGCCGAAGGATGAAAACGAATTGCAGCACATGCTGAAAACCGCAATTTACTCAGATCGTCCGATTGCCCTCCGCTATCCACGCGGCGCAGGCTACGGCGTCGCCATGGACGAGTCACTGCAAGCAATCCCCATCGGCGTTGGCGAACAGCTGGCAGAAGGGGGTGACCTGACCCTCGTTGCCATCGGCAGCACCGTCTATCCGGCCATGGAGGCAGCCGAACTCCTGAAAGAAAAGGGGATACGGGCAACGGTCATCAATGCCCGCTTCGTCAAGCCGCTCGACCGCAACCTGATCCTTGCTGCGGCCGGCCGCACCGGATGCATCATCACCGTCGAAGAAAATGCCATGCAGGGAGGCTTCGGCAGTGCCGTGCTGGAACTTCTGGCAGATGAAGCTGCCGGCATCAGGGTCAAACGGATCGGCGTTCCCGACCGATACATTGAGCAGGGGAGCCAGGCGCAGCTCAGACAGGACCTGCGGCTGGATGCCGCGGGGATCGCACAAACCGCCGCGGAGTTTCTCGGAAAGAACGATTCATCCCGTACCGGCCCAGGAGCCTGTCGGACTTAG
- the hpnA gene encoding hopanoid-associated sugar epimerase, with amino-acid sequence MKVFVTGATGFIGASLVRELLKDGCAVKVLARPASDRRNLHGLDVEICEGDLCDRQSLVKGLNGCDVLYHAAADYRLWTRNPSVMYDINVGGTRNILDAALKAGVSKAVYTSSVGTLGNPGNGDPGNEATPVTLADMVGHYKKSKFLAEREAESFIPQGLPLVIVNPSTPVGKLDIKPTPTGKIIVDFLNRKMPAYLDTGLNIIDVEDCARGHILAAQRGRVGEKYILGNENLTLKQIFAMLEKIAGLPAPKVRLPYYPILLAAYVNEALAACTGKEPLIPLAGVQMARKFMFFNSSKSVRELGLPQRPVSESLTKAVEWFRSMGYAR; translated from the coding sequence ATGAAAGTTTTTGTCACCGGGGCAACCGGTTTCATAGGCGCAAGCCTGGTCAGAGAGCTGTTAAAAGATGGTTGTGCTGTCAAGGTACTGGCCAGGCCTGCTTCGGACAGAAGGAACCTGCACGGTCTCGACGTGGAAATCTGCGAAGGAGACCTCTGTGACCGGCAATCACTGGTAAAGGGTTTGAATGGATGCGACGTCCTCTACCACGCGGCAGCCGACTACCGGCTCTGGACCCGGAATCCTTCCGTCATGTACGACATCAACGTGGGAGGCACCCGGAACATCCTGGATGCCGCCCTGAAAGCCGGCGTTTCCAAGGCGGTCTATACCAGCAGCGTCGGCACGCTGGGCAATCCCGGCAACGGCGACCCCGGTAACGAAGCGACCCCGGTCACACTTGCCGACATGGTCGGCCACTACAAAAAGAGCAAGTTTCTCGCCGAACGAGAAGCGGAAAGTTTTATCCCACAGGGGTTGCCGCTGGTCATTGTCAATCCTTCCACCCCGGTGGGCAAACTCGACATTAAACCGACTCCCACCGGCAAAATCATTGTCGACTTCCTGAACCGCAAGATGCCCGCCTACCTGGACACCGGACTCAATATTATCGATGTTGAAGATTGCGCCCGCGGCCACATTCTGGCAGCACAACGGGGCCGGGTTGGCGAAAAATACATTCTCGGCAACGAGAATCTTACCCTTAAGCAGATATTTGCCATGCTGGAGAAGATTGCCGGCCTCCCGGCGCCAAAGGTGCGACTCCCCTATTACCCCATCCTGCTCGCCGCCTATGTGAACGAGGCACTCGCCGCCTGCACGGGTAAAGAGCCGCTCATCCCCCTGGCAGGCGTACAGATGGCCCGCAAGTTCATGTTTTTTAACTCGTCGAAATCGGTCAGGGAACTGGGGCTGCCGCAACGGCCGGTCAGCGAGTCACTGACAAAGGCCGTGGAGTGGTTTCGCAGCATGGGCTATGCCAGGTGA
- the shc gene encoding squalene--hopene cyclase — MNSCKHPISHALTSFNGETADAAKKQPVKPGAKIHHLPASIWKKKEGESKSPLDIAIENSRDFFFREQLPDGYWWAELESNCTITAEYLMLYHFMGIVDQERERKMATYLLSKQTAEGFWTIYFGGPGDLSTTVEAYFALKLAGYPADHPAMAKARAFILDNGGIIKCRVFTKIFLALFGEFAWFGVPSMPIELILLPNWAYFNMYELSSWSRATIIPLSIVMTERPVRKLPPSSRVQELYVRPPRPIDYTFSKEDGIITWKNFFIGVDHILKVYESNPIRPFKKRALATAENWVLDHQESTGDWGGIQPAMLNSVLALHCLGYANDHPAVAKGLEALANFCIETEDSLVLQSCISPIWDTALALKALVDSDVPTDHPALVKAAQWLLDKEVRKPGDWKIKCPELESGGWAFEFLNDWYPDVDDSGFVMMALKDVAVKDRKSMDGAIKRGINWCLGMQSKNGGWGAFDKDNTKYLLNKIPFADLEALIDPPTADLTGRMLELMGTFGYSKDYPAAVRALEFIKKNQEPEGSWWGRWGVNYIYGTWSVLGGLAAIGEDLNQPYIRKAVNWLKSRQNMDGGWGETCESYHDTSLAGIGESTPSQTGWALLSLMSAGEANSSTVARGIQYLIANQKSDGTWDEEQYTGTGFPKFFMIKYHIYRNCFPLTALGTYRKLTGGMA; from the coding sequence ATGAATAGCTGCAAACACCCCATATCACATGCACTCACTTCTTTTAACGGCGAAACCGCCGATGCCGCAAAAAAACAGCCGGTAAAGCCCGGCGCCAAGATACACCACCTCCCCGCATCCATCTGGAAAAAGAAAGAGGGGGAGTCAAAGAGTCCTTTGGACATCGCCATTGAGAACAGCCGCGACTTCTTCTTCCGCGAGCAGCTTCCCGACGGCTACTGGTGGGCCGAGCTGGAATCCAACTGTACTATTACCGCAGAATATCTCATGCTCTACCACTTCATGGGGATTGTGGACCAGGAGCGTGAGCGGAAAATGGCCACCTATCTTCTCAGCAAGCAGACTGCCGAGGGATTCTGGACCATTTATTTCGGCGGACCCGGCGACCTGTCGACCACGGTAGAGGCTTATTTTGCCCTGAAACTGGCGGGCTACCCGGCTGATCACCCCGCCATGGCCAAGGCCCGCGCCTTTATATTGGATAATGGCGGCATCATAAAATGCAGGGTCTTTACTAAAATATTTCTCGCCCTGTTCGGCGAATTTGCCTGGTTCGGCGTGCCGTCCATGCCCATCGAGCTGATACTGCTTCCCAACTGGGCCTATTTCAACATGTACGAGCTTTCCAGCTGGTCACGGGCCACCATCATTCCCCTCTCCATCGTCATGACCGAGAGGCCGGTGCGCAAGCTGCCGCCGAGCTCCCGGGTCCAGGAGCTGTATGTCAGGCCGCCGCGCCCCATCGACTACACCTTCTCCAAGGAAGACGGCATCATCACCTGGAAGAACTTCTTTATCGGCGTCGATCACATCCTCAAGGTATACGAGAGCAACCCGATCCGTCCCTTCAAGAAAAGGGCGCTGGCAACGGCGGAAAACTGGGTCCTCGATCACCAGGAGTCGACCGGTGACTGGGGTGGCATACAGCCTGCCATGCTCAACTCGGTGCTGGCCCTCCATTGCCTCGGCTACGCCAACGACCATCCGGCAGTGGCCAAGGGTCTGGAAGCATTGGCAAATTTTTGCATCGAAACAGAAGACAGCCTCGTGCTGCAATCCTGCATCTCTCCCATCTGGGATACGGCGCTGGCTCTCAAGGCGCTCGTGGATTCCGACGTCCCTACCGACCATCCGGCACTGGTAAAAGCCGCCCAGTGGCTTCTGGACAAGGAAGTACGCAAGCCGGGCGACTGGAAGATCAAGTGCCCCGAGTTGGAATCGGGCGGCTGGGCCTTTGAATTCCTCAATGACTGGTATCCTGACGTGGACGACTCGGGTTTTGTCATGATGGCGCTCAAGGATGTGGCGGTAAAAGACCGTAAATCCATGGATGGCGCAATTAAGCGCGGCATCAACTGGTGCCTCGGCATGCAAAGCAAAAACGGCGGCTGGGGCGCTTTCGACAAAGACAACACCAAGTACCTGCTCAACAAGATCCCTTTTGCCGACCTGGAAGCGCTCATCGATCCCCCGACCGCCGACCTGACCGGGAGAATGCTGGAACTGATGGGAACTTTCGGTTATTCGAAGGATTATCCTGCGGCGGTTCGCGCCCTGGAATTCATCAAAAAAAACCAGGAGCCGGAAGGGAGCTGGTGGGGACGCTGGGGGGTGAACTACATCTACGGCACCTGGTCGGTCCTGGGCGGACTCGCCGCCATCGGCGAAGACCTCAACCAGCCCTATATCAGGAAGGCGGTCAACTGGCTCAAGTCGCGACAGAACATGGACGGCGGCTGGGGTGAAACCTGCGAGTCTTACCATGACACGTCGCTGGCCGGCATCGGCGAAAGCACCCCATCCCAGACCGGCTGGGCGCTTCTGTCATTGATGTCGGCCGGAGAGGCGAACTCTTCCACGGTGGCGCGAGGCATCCAGTACCTCATCGCAAACCAGAAAAGTGACGGCACCTGGGATGAAGAGCAGTACACCGGCACCGGCTTCCCCAAGTTTTTCATGATCAAGTACCATATCTACCGCAACTGTTTCCCCCTCACGGCACTGGGCACCTACCGCAAGCTGACCGGAGGAATGGCGTAG
- a CDS encoding MMPL family transporter, which yields MKNETKKFKGLFGFVAGYPRVILAAALLLSLLSVVYTAKKMEFLTGRDDLMPKNTGFHRDYRSMRQEFGDMEDIVVVIESADQERAARFGTQLYEKLAQDRQHFRDVFYPFGLDFFKKNGLLFMPLADVQSLRQNLTLAKPVLKELSASPSVQTLFTYLTNQMDGYVQQGGGAPGAEARLAGLTFMLDKLGLGFKKFGDNSAAPVSLEEFFFRNKDGKESSFSKAGKMQVLTVLPVKDRTSFVPAEEAIKVVRLELAALLKLPEFKGVTAGLTGNPVLENEEMTTSQHDIAIATVISLVLTVILLLLAFRGVLNVIAAMVSLVVAICLSFGFATLAIGHLNILSMVFAIMLIGIGIEYGIQLVLRYQEELTGGAEQLDAIETGLTKNAWAIVMAAATVAAAFLTFVFTDFKGIAELGIIAGGGVVICVLVTFTVLPAMLVILAKYRKNRIEARGTRNEEKQTSNLEPRTSNLASRTSNLAPRTSNLAERAKRALFGYPKMVVAVTAILCAASLYPLYQVIFDYNLMNLQAKGLESVTYAYKLMRSSENSGYFAVVTASTAAEAAAKSKALEALPTVDHVVSLNSFVPDDQQQKIAELAVLRRELADVRPAKYEEDLSLMELPTVFENFRNATERLKNKLVQERRPEAKPVGAFLATLDAFFAKLEKEKDRNAVGMLKDFQGGMFAELPEKIGFLKATLNPEPTTAAQIPQELKSRFVGKTGRYMLQVAPKHEIFDLKPLKAFIDDVRRVDAHATGEPVMVYESMTIMRNAYVKAFIYAFIAIIVILLVTFRSIKYAVIGLVPLVVGVLFMVSGMWLFGINFNSANIIVMPLVLGIAVDSGIYIINRFRREDGSAAAVVMSSTGAGVVLNTLTIMASFGALMVAHHQGVFSIGAVMSLGMVACQIAFIVTLPAVLALVGKK from the coding sequence ATGAAAAACGAAACAAAAAAATTCAAAGGACTGTTCGGTTTTGTCGCCGGATATCCGCGCGTCATCCTGGCGGCAGCCTTGCTGCTTTCCCTGCTGTCCGTAGTTTATACTGCAAAAAAGATGGAGTTTCTGACCGGCCGTGACGACCTGATGCCTAAAAATACAGGATTCCACCGGGACTACCGCTCCATGCGCCAGGAATTCGGCGACATGGAGGATATTGTCGTCGTCATCGAAAGCGCCGATCAGGAACGGGCAGCCCGCTTCGGCACGCAACTCTATGAAAAACTGGCTCAGGACCGGCAACACTTCCGCGATGTTTTTTATCCGTTCGGGCTGGACTTCTTCAAAAAGAACGGCCTGCTCTTCATGCCGCTGGCAGATGTTCAGTCCTTGCGGCAAAACCTTACCCTGGCCAAGCCGGTGCTCAAGGAGCTGTCCGCTTCGCCGTCGGTACAGACCCTCTTTACCTATCTGACCAACCAGATGGACGGTTACGTTCAGCAAGGGGGTGGTGCGCCAGGGGCTGAAGCACGCCTTGCCGGACTCACCTTTATGCTGGACAAACTGGGGCTCGGTTTCAAAAAGTTCGGCGACAACAGCGCTGCTCCGGTTTCACTGGAAGAATTCTTTTTCCGGAACAAGGACGGCAAGGAATCGAGTTTCAGCAAAGCGGGTAAAATGCAGGTCCTGACCGTGTTGCCGGTAAAGGACCGCACGAGTTTTGTCCCGGCAGAAGAGGCGATCAAGGTGGTCCGGCTGGAGTTGGCTGCACTGCTGAAGCTGCCGGAATTCAAGGGGGTCACGGCAGGGCTTACCGGCAACCCGGTTCTTGAGAACGAGGAAATGACGACGAGCCAGCACGATATTGCCATTGCCACGGTTATCTCCCTGGTCCTGACGGTGATTCTGCTCCTCCTCGCCTTCCGCGGCGTGCTCAACGTCATTGCCGCCATGGTGTCCCTGGTGGTGGCCATCTGCCTTTCCTTCGGTTTTGCCACCCTCGCAATCGGCCATCTCAACATCCTCTCCATGGTCTTCGCCATCATGCTGATCGGCATCGGCATAGAGTACGGCATTCAGCTGGTGCTCCGTTACCAGGAAGAGCTGACCGGGGGCGCGGAGCAGTTGGATGCCATCGAAACCGGCCTGACGAAGAATGCCTGGGCAATTGTCATGGCGGCGGCCACCGTCGCCGCCGCTTTTCTGACCTTCGTCTTTACCGACTTCAAGGGGATCGCCGAACTCGGCATCATTGCCGGAGGCGGGGTAGTCATCTGCGTGCTCGTCACCTTCACCGTGTTGCCCGCCATGCTGGTCATTCTTGCGAAGTACCGCAAGAACAGGATCGAGGCGCGAGGAACGAGGAACGAGGAAAAACAAACCTCGAACCTCGAACCTCGAACCTCGAACCTCGCATCTCGCACCTCGAACCTCGCACCTCGCACCTCGAACCTTGCAGAGCGCGCGAAACGCGCTCTGTTCGGTTACCCCAAGATGGTTGTCGCGGTGACTGCCATCCTGTGCGCTGCCTCCCTCTACCCGCTTTACCAGGTCATTTTCGACTACAACCTCATGAACCTTCAGGCCAAGGGGTTGGAGTCGGTAACCTACGCCTACAAGTTGATGCGCAGCTCGGAAAATTCCGGCTATTTCGCCGTTGTTACCGCGTCCACGGCCGCTGAGGCCGCTGCCAAGAGCAAGGCGCTGGAGGCGCTTCCAACCGTTGACCATGTGGTGAGCCTCAATTCCTTCGTTCCTGACGACCAGCAGCAGAAGATCGCCGAACTGGCGGTGCTGCGCCGGGAACTGGCGGATGTCAGGCCGGCTAAGTATGAGGAAGACCTCAGCCTCATGGAGCTTCCCACCGTCTTTGAGAATTTCCGCAATGCCACCGAGCGCCTGAAAAATAAACTTGTCCAGGAACGGCGGCCCGAGGCAAAGCCGGTTGGGGCGTTCCTTGCCACCCTCGATGCGTTCTTCGCCAAACTGGAAAAGGAGAAGGACCGCAACGCGGTGGGAATGCTGAAGGATTTCCAGGGGGGAATGTTTGCGGAGCTGCCGGAAAAAATCGGGTTCCTCAAGGCTACCCTCAATCCTGAACCGACGACAGCCGCCCAGATCCCCCAGGAGCTCAAGTCCCGCTTTGTCGGAAAAACCGGCCGCTATATGCTTCAGGTTGCGCCGAAGCACGAAATCTTCGACCTCAAGCCCCTCAAGGCCTTTATCGACGACGTCCGCCGGGTCGACGCCCATGCCACCGGGGAGCCGGTGATGGTCTACGAGTCCATGACCATCATGCGCAATGCCTATGTAAAGGCCTTTATCTATGCCTTCATCGCCATCATCGTCATCCTCCTCGTCACCTTCAGAAGTATCAAGTATGCTGTCATCGGCCTGGTGCCGCTGGTCGTCGGCGTACTGTTCATGGTCAGCGGCATGTGGCTGTTCGGCATCAACTTCAATTCCGCCAACATCATTGTCATGCCGCTCGTGTTGGGGATTGCCGTTGATTCGGGGATTTACATCATCAACCGCTTCCGCCGTGAAGACGGGAGCGCGGCGGCGGTGGTGATGAGCAGCACCGGAGCGGGTGTGGTCCTCAATACCCTTACCATCATGGCCAGTTTCGGGGCACTGATGGTGGCTCACCATCAGGGGGTCTTCAGCATCGGCGCAGTCATGTCCCTGGGGATGGTTGCCTGTCAGATTGCCTTTATTGTCACGCTGCCGGCTGTACTGGCCCTCGTGGGGAAAAAGTAA
- a CDS encoding tRNA (mnm(5)s(2)U34)-methyltransferase, giving the protein MSYIDMRGAVGLTHLFLRERVALGDRVVDATCGNGQDTLFLARLVGPLGMVWAFDVQEEALAKARTHLSEAGCLSRVKLLQAGHEQLAAHVEGPVQAVVFNLGYLPGSDKACITLPETTLAALKQSETVLFPGGIIVIAVYTGHPGGREEGAAVEQWVASLPYQSYSVWCSRQINRPSTVPYVIVVEKLVPGEQCGQPHL; this is encoded by the coding sequence ATGAGCTATATTGATATGCGGGGCGCAGTGGGGTTGACCCACCTGTTCTTGCGTGAACGGGTGGCGCTTGGCGACCGCGTGGTTGATGCAACCTGCGGCAATGGGCAGGACACGCTCTTTCTCGCCCGACTGGTCGGGCCTCTTGGCATGGTCTGGGCCTTCGATGTGCAGGAGGAGGCCCTGGCCAAGGCGCGGACGCATCTCAGTGAAGCAGGATGTCTCTCGAGGGTGAAACTGTTGCAGGCAGGGCATGAACAGCTGGCTGCCCACGTCGAAGGCCCCGTGCAGGCGGTTGTCTTTAACCTGGGTTATCTGCCGGGGAGCGACAAAGCATGCATCACCCTGCCGGAGACCACCCTTGCCGCCCTGAAGCAGTCCGAAACCGTTCTCTTTCCCGGTGGTATCATCGTCATTGCCGTGTACACAGGGCATCCCGGCGGTCGCGAGGAGGGTGCCGCAGTGGAGCAGTGGGTTGCCTCCTTGCCGTACCAATCCTACAGCGTCTGGTGCAGCCGGCAGATTAACCGGCCGTCGACCGTGCCTTATGTGATAGTCGTAGAGAAACTCGTGCCGGGTGAGCAATGCGGGCAGCCGCATTTATAA
- a CDS encoding ChaN family lipoprotein yields the protein MTGVLAASLAGCGGGRAQWLAGADRPAFDRMIADARQARVVFVGEFHDQREHHALQLDIIKALQQSGTPLAIGLEMFDMESQPVLERWVRGEMDLREFMAYYQQNWTISWAEYDSILLYGRNNRVPLVALNAPADLVRKVAHGGFRSLSPDETARLPVGVNGAASPSYRGFMRDVFADHELDAASFNNFCEAQAVRNNTMGSLIGGYLAKNPGRTMVVITGVGHAMRRAVADDLGKGLGLTTRVIIPVTEGLFDRIDRDDADYFVYP from the coding sequence ATGACAGGGGTTCTGGCCGCTTCCCTGGCGGGATGCGGCGGCGGTCGCGCTCAATGGCTTGCAGGCGCTGACCGGCCCGCCTTTGACCGGATGATCGCCGATGCACGACAGGCGCGGGTGGTTTTCGTCGGCGAATTCCACGACCAGAGGGAACACCATGCCTTGCAGCTCGATATAATCAAAGCCCTCCAGCAAAGCGGCACGCCGCTTGCCATCGGCCTGGAGATGTTCGACATGGAGAGCCAGCCGGTCCTTGAACGATGGGTGCGCGGCGAGATGGACCTTCGGGAGTTCATGGCCTATTACCAGCAGAACTGGACCATCAGCTGGGCGGAATACGATAGCATCCTTCTCTACGGCCGCAACAACCGGGTTCCCCTGGTTGCCCTCAACGCGCCCGCGGACCTGGTCAGAAAAGTAGCCCACGGCGGTTTCCGCTCCCTCAGCCCGGATGAAACGGCCCGCCTCCCCGTTGGGGTGAATGGGGCCGCCAGCCCGTCCTACCGTGGGTTTATGCGCGATGTCTTTGCCGATCACGAGCTTGACGCGGCGTCATTCAACAACTTCTGCGAAGCCCAGGCGGTACGCAACAATACCATGGGGAGCCTCATCGGCGGCTACCTGGCGAAGAATCCCGGCCGGACCATGGTCGTCATCACCGGCGTCGGCCATGCCATGCGGCGCGCCGTGGCGGATGACCTCGGCAAGGGTCTCGGATTGACGACGAGGGTCATCATACCGGTCACGGAAGGGCTCTTCGACCGGATCGACCGGGACGACGCCGATTACTTCGTTTATCCGTAG
- a CDS encoding sigma-54 interaction domain-containing protein: protein MKRILVSWIGRSDLLAVEESDSIGLGPIAQAVDGTGYDDIVLISDYPEQEVTCYLGWLATRTPTKITRHVARLTSPTNFTEIYEAAIAAVSETQKRYNNDTLITYHLSPGTPAMAAVWILLAKTLYPATLIQSSREYGVQVADIPFDISAEFIPRIARQIDERLEKLLAALPPEATEFDSIIHRNPVMQRLIAKARLAAIRSVPVLIEGESGTGKELLARAIHRAGIRAEKPFVAVNCGAIPSELVESEFFGHKKGAFTGAASDRKGYFESANSGTLFLDEIGELPLSAQVKILRVLQEGEVTRVGDARPIKLDVRIVAATNRSMMQEVAAGRFRADLFYRLAVAVLFIPPLRERQGDIGLLIDHFLEQAVIENCETRKKISASARNLLLCHPWPGNVRELLNTLRRATVWTTGDTIQADDIREALFPVALQRAEHILGRSIAEGFNIQGVIAEIARHYLQRGMDEGGGNKSKAAKILGLPNYQTLSNWLKKYGLE, encoded by the coding sequence ATGAAAAGAATTTTAGTTTCATGGATCGGGCGAAGCGACCTTCTCGCAGTCGAAGAATCGGACAGTATCGGACTTGGTCCTATCGCCCAGGCGGTCGATGGGACTGGCTATGACGATATCGTTCTCATTAGCGATTACCCTGAACAGGAAGTAACCTGTTACCTCGGATGGCTCGCAACAAGAACGCCAACCAAGATCACTCGCCACGTTGCCCGTCTCACTAGCCCTACAAATTTTACCGAAATCTATGAAGCTGCCATTGCAGCTGTTTCCGAAACGCAGAAACGGTACAATAACGATACACTCATCACTTATCACCTGAGCCCTGGCACCCCGGCCATGGCTGCGGTTTGGATACTGCTTGCCAAAACGCTATATCCGGCAACCCTGATTCAGTCCTCAAGGGAATATGGCGTACAGGTTGCCGATATTCCTTTCGATATTTCCGCGGAATTTATTCCCCGGATAGCACGCCAGATCGACGAACGGCTTGAGAAATTGCTTGCTGCCCTTCCGCCGGAAGCAACGGAGTTCGATAGTATCATCCACCGCAACCCGGTCATGCAGCGGTTGATTGCCAAGGCCAGGCTCGCAGCGATCAGGTCTGTACCGGTACTCATCGAGGGGGAATCCGGCACAGGGAAGGAGCTGTTGGCCCGCGCCATTCATCGGGCCGGTATACGTGCAGAAAAACCTTTCGTAGCAGTCAACTGCGGCGCCATACCGTCTGAGTTGGTGGAGTCCGAGTTCTTCGGTCACAAGAAGGGAGCCTTCACCGGTGCGGCATCCGACCGCAAGGGTTATTTCGAGTCGGCTAACAGTGGGACTCTTTTTCTGGATGAAATCGGCGAACTCCCGCTATCGGCCCAGGTCAAGATTCTGAGGGTGTTGCAGGAGGGCGAAGTGACGCGGGTTGGTGATGCCAGGCCGATCAAGCTGGATGTGCGGATTGTCGCAGCTACCAACCGCTCCATGATGCAGGAGGTGGCGGCTGGCCGATTCCGCGCCGATCTCTTCTACCGTCTGGCTGTGGCCGTGCTGTTTATTCCGCCTCTTCGGGAACGGCAGGGGGATATCGGTCTGTTGATAGATCATTTCCTGGAGCAAGCGGTAATAGAAAACTGTGAAACCCGTAAGAAAATTTCTGCCAGCGCAAGAAATCTTCTGCTCTGCCACCCCTGGCCGGGCAACGTGCGGGAACTGCTAAATACTCTGCGCCGGGCCACGGTCTGGACAACGGGCGACACCATCCAAGCAGATGACATCCGCGAAGCCCTGTTTCCAGTAGCGTTGCAGCGAGCTGAGCATATCCTGGGCCGGAGCATTGCCGAAGGCTTCAATATTCAGGGGGTAATAGCCGAGATTGCCCGGCATTACCTGCAACGGGGGATGGATGAAGGCGGGGGGAACAAGTCCAAAGCCGCTAAGATACTGGGCTTGCCGAACTATCAGACCTTGTCTAACTGGTTGAAGAAGTATGGTTTGGAATAA